One genomic region from Oceanispirochaeta sp. M1 encodes:
- a CDS encoding CBS domain-containing protein — MKLGSLVGKEFIITGDHFSSVVEAADSLVDLMNKKIKLPVDSAEVKKIIREREALGGTVLPPGVAIPHGRVEGFQDILMGIWVPNTPLETDQGPLKILFFFITSKVGSPLYLPVLSCIGKYFSDSEFLDSLMGKTALQIHDLLNTMQLKKEITIEDIMTTDPVSCNENMSLAQLADLFYQKRLSFLPVVNNNNQLVGEVTIKDLLSNGIPDYVKRLGNVKFMKTLEPFEVMLRDEDRILIKEIMRPINRGISKDASILEAVILITTKGFRHIPVIENEKLIGMISETDILQKVIRG; from the coding sequence ATGAAACTGGGATCATTAGTCGGAAAAGAATTTATTATCACTGGAGATCATTTTTCCTCGGTCGTTGAAGCCGCGGACAGTCTGGTGGACTTGATGAATAAAAAAATCAAGCTTCCTGTAGATTCGGCAGAAGTAAAAAAAATCATACGTGAAAGAGAGGCTCTGGGAGGAACCGTACTCCCCCCGGGAGTTGCCATCCCTCATGGCCGTGTTGAAGGGTTTCAGGATATTCTGATGGGGATATGGGTTCCCAACACCCCCCTGGAAACAGATCAGGGACCTTTGAAAATTTTATTTTTCTTTATCACCTCAAAAGTGGGATCTCCCCTCTATCTCCCCGTTTTATCCTGTATAGGAAAATATTTCTCTGATAGTGAATTTCTCGATTCCCTGATGGGAAAAACGGCATTACAGATTCATGATCTTCTGAACACAATGCAGTTGAAAAAAGAGATTACCATAGAAGATATCATGACCACAGATCCCGTCTCATGTAATGAGAACATGAGTCTGGCTCAACTGGCGGATCTATTCTATCAAAAAAGACTCAGCTTTCTTCCTGTGGTAAACAACAATAATCAGCTGGTGGGTGAAGTAACCATTAAAGACCTGCTGTCAAACGGTATCCCCGACTATGTAAAACGACTCGGAAATGTAAAATTCATGAAAACACTGGAACCCTTTGAGGTCATGCTGAGAGATGAAGACCGCATCCTGATCAAAGAGATTATGAGGCCCATAAACCGGGGCATCTCAAAGGATGCATCCATCCTGGAAGCTGTTATTTTAATCACCACAAAAGGATTCAGACACATTCCCGTCATCGAAAATGAAAAACTTATCGGGATGATCAGTGAAACAGACATCCTCCAGAAAGTGATTCGGGGCTGA